In Nostocoides sp. HKS02, the DNA window TCGTCGTCCGCGACGCGGCGAGCGGCCGCCTGGTCCGGCGGGGCAGCGCGCCGCACCCGGCAGGCACCGAGGTGGACCCCGCGTCGTGGTGGGAGGCGTTGACCGAAGCCGTCGATGCTGCCGGGGGCCTCGGCGACGTCTCGGCGATCTCGGTCGCAGGACAGCAGCACGGCATGGTGGGCCTTGATGCCGACGGCCGGGTGGTCCGCCCAGCTCTCCTGTGGAACGACACGCGCTCCGCCTCCGCCGCCGCGGCGCTGGTCCGTGAGCTCGGCGAGGGCGATGACGCCCTCGGCGCCGCGAGATGGGCACAGGCCGTGGGAAGTGTCCCTGTCGCCGCTCTGACCGTGACGAAGTTGCGATGGCTCGCCGACGCGGAGCCCGACCACGCCGCCAGGGTTGCTGCGGTTGCCCTGCCACACGACTGGCTGACGTGGCGGCTGACGGGAGCTGAGTCACTCGACACGTTGGTGACCGATCGATCCGACGCTTCTGGGACCGGCTACTTCGACGCTGTCTCGGGGAAGTACCGGCGGGACCTGCTCGCCCTGGCGCTCAGACGCGAGGAGGGCGAGGTTTCTCACATCGTCCTGCCACGCGTCCTGGGACCACACCAGGCAGCCGGTCGCGGCACCGCGGAACTGGATCTGGCGCATCTCGTGGTTGGGCCGGGCTGCGGCGACAACGCAGGGGCCGCTCTGGGACTGGGCCTCGAGGCTGGGGCGACCATGGTGTCACTCGGGACCTCCGGTGTGGTCGCCTCGGTCTCGCACACCCCCACCACGGATCCCAGTGGCACCGTTGCGGGATTCGCCGACGCGACAGGGAAGTTCCTACCGCTCGCGTGCACGCTCAACGGAGCTCGAGTCTTCGATGCGACAGCGCAGTTGCTCGGTGTCGACCACGAAAAGCTGTCGCAGCTCGCCCTCAGCGCGGGTCCGGGGTCGGGCGGACTCGTCCTCGTGCCGTACTTCGAGGGAGAACGAACGCCCAACCTGCCCGCGGCAACCGGTGAGCTCCACGGGATCACCCTCGAGAGCCTCACAGCTCCGCATCTCGCCCTGGCCGCATTCGAGGGACTCGCGGGACTTCTGGGTGCCGCGATGTCTGGCATGCGGGACCAGGGCGTGGTGATCACCAGTGTGACCCTGGTCGGCGGCGGGTCACGGTCGGAGGCCTTCCGGGTCGTGGCTGCCCGGACCTGGGACCTGCCTGTGACCGTGCCCGACATCGGGGAGGACGTGGCCGACGGCGCCGCGCGGCAAGCCGCCTGGGTTCTGGCAGACTCGCCCGAGCCACCGGGCTGGCACTTCAGGGAGGCGACCCAGTACGCCCCGCCCGCCACACCGCAGGTCCAGACCAGCTACGACCGGGCGGCGGCTCGCGTCACCGGTGCCGCCGACGACGCGGCATACGTGTCAACGGGATCCGACCCGGCGCCGTAGGCGCACAACCACGGACGAAAACGTCGAGAAGGTCGAGAAGCAGGTCGCCACCGGCCTGAGGGAAGAGGTCAACTGTGGCATCCGCCATCGGCACGAACTGGGCAGGCAACCACACATACGTCGCCTCCGCGCTGGCGAAACCATCGAGTGTCGGCGAGCTCCAGGGACTGGTCGCGCGCTCCGAACGGATTCGCGCCCTCGGCTCACGCCACTCCTTCTCCGACCTCTCGGACACCCGTGGCGTCCTCGTAGACCTGACAGGTCTGCCGCCCGGTATCGAGATCGACGAAGAGGCGTCCTCGGTCTCCGTGTCGGCGGGGACACGCTACGGCGACCTCGCGGCGGCCCTCGACGAGCGCGGTCAGGCCCTGGCCAACATGGCCTCCCTACCGCACATCTCCGTCGGTGGAGCCGTGGCCACCGGCACGCACGGCTCCGGAGACACGAACCAGTCCCTCTCCAGTGCCGTTCGTGCCCTCGAGATCGTGGGGCCGGATGGATACCTCCGTCGCCTCGACAGGGCAGACCCCGACTTCGACGGCTCCGTGGTTGCGCTGGGCGCACTCGGCATCGTGACGCGGCTGGTGCTGGACATCGAGCCCGGCTACGGCCTGCGGCAGGACGTGAGCAGCGGCCTGACCTGGGCGACCTTCGACAGCCGATTCGACGACCTCACCGCGGCGGGATACAGCGTCAGCATGTTCACGCGCTTCGGTGACGAGTCGCAGAACCAGCTCTGGGTCAAAGCCCGGGTCGATCAGCCGGCGATGGCGAGCATCTTCGGCACGACGCCTGCACCGACGGCCACGCACATGCTCGCCGGGGGTGCCGTCGAAGCCCTGACCGAGCAGGGGGGCGTGCCAGGCCAGTGGCTGCACCGCCTCCCCCACTTTCGCATCGACTTCACCCCCAGCCGGGGCGAGGAGCTGCAGAGCGAGTACTTCCTCCCTCGCGAGCATGCCGTACGGGCCGTCGAAGCCATTCGCCGTATGAGTACGAGCTTCCGCCACCTGTTGCAGGTTGCCGAGATCCGCACCATCGCGGCGGATTCGCTGTGGCTCAGCGGGGCGTATGGGCGTGAGACCGTCGCCGTGCACTTCACGTGGGTCCAGGACGAAGCCGCCGTCAGGGTTGCGCTGCGGGAGATCGAGGCCGCCCTGGCGCCATGGGGAGCGCGGCCGCATTGGGGCAAGCTCTTCGGTTTCGACCATGCCGCCCTGTTGGCCGTCTTTCCGAGGTTGACGGAATTCACGAGGCTTCGCGATCGCGTTGATCCCGACCAAAAATTCGGCAACGCCTTCCTGGACCGCTGCCTGCAGTGAGCCCTCGGCTGCGGCTGCCTCAAGACTGGCGCCTGCGGAAACGGCACCAACGCTGACCGCCGGGCGCTCGATCTCGCTCAGTGTTCACTGCAGCCCTTCGCGGACCTCCGAGACCCACTCGCCAGGTAGGACGGCCGACCAGCCGCCGTCCACCACGAGGTTCGCACCAGTGACGTACGACGCGTCATCGGACGCGAGGAACAACGCACAGCGCACCACCTCGCGAGGGCTTCCGACGCGGCCGAGTGGGATGTGTCGGGCTATGTCTCGCATCGGGTGGTCGGGCGCGAGCAGGTCGCCTGCCGTGGCCGGAGTGGCGACCATCCCGGGGCTCACGCAGTTCACCCGTATGCCGTGCGGCGCACCTTCCGCGGCGAGCTGCTTGGTGAGGGCGACGATGCCTCCTTTGGTGACCGTGTGGGCGACGCGGGTGTTCGTCATGGACCCACTGATGCCCGCGGTCGACCCGACGAGCACGACCGCGCCCGCGCGGGAGTCCTTGAGGTGCTTCCACGCGTGCCGGATGGGCAGGAAGGTTACGTCCAGCTCATGAGCCAGGACGAAGCGCCACTCCTCGACAGAGACCTGCTCGACGGGGTTGAAGCGCGTTGCGCCCGCATTGGCGTACACGATGTCGATGCCGCCGAGCCTCTCTGCGGCCGCACCCACCCAGACAGCCACGGCCGCGTCGTCGGTGAGATCCAGCGGGTGCGTGCTGGTCATGGATCCGCCCGCGGCGCGCACGAGCTCGACGGTTTCGGCGGCACCTTCGGGCTGGATGTCGCAGCCGACCACCGTGGCACCCTCTGCCGCAAAGGCAAGGGCTGCGTCGCGGCCTTGGCCCCCAGCCGTTCCGGTGATCAGGGCGACCTTGCCCTCGAGACGTCCTGTCACTTCACGGCAACCGGGTTTACCGGTGCGCCGACCGCACCCGTGAACGGGATGGGCGCGGCGGTGAGCCAGAACTCGTAGACACCGTCCACGACGCAGTCCTCGCTGAGGGCTTCGAGGTCCCACATCTCACCCAGAAAGAGGCCGAGGTGTGGGATCGCCACCTGGTGCAAGGGCTGGAAGGCTTCGTCGAACTCGTTGGGTCGCACTTCCAGCCCCCAGGTGTCGGTGGCGATGGCGGAGATCTCGCAACGGTGCAGCCAGTCCACCGTGGTGAACGACAGACCGGGCGAGTCTCCGCCTGCGTAGTCCTGCCACCCTTCACGTCTGGCCCGAGCGAGTCGTCCCGTGCGGACCAGAACGATGTCGCCGCGACCGACCGTGGAGCTGGGACCCTGTGCCGCGATCGTGGCCTCGAGGTGCTCTTCGGTGATGGCGAACCCGTCGGGCAGCTCGCCGTCCGTGCCGAACTCGCGAGCGACGTCAAGTAGCACTCCGCGCCCGGCAACGACGTCGGCAACGGTTTCGATGCCCGTGACGCTGTCGCCGAGGCTGGTCACCACCTGGTCGGCAGGACGCCCGTTCCAGGCCTTACCGTGGTCGAAGATGTGGCCCAACCCATCCCACTGCGTCGAGCACTGGAGTGGCATCGTCACCACGTCGTCCGCGCCACCGAGACCGTGGGGAAAGCCCTGCACGCCCGCGACGGCGTCGGATCCGGTGTCGAGCATGACGTGGATCGGGTTGGTTCGCCGGCGCCACCCCTTCTGTGGCCCGTCCATGTCGAACGACTGCGACAGCGAGAAGCTTCGACCGGTGACGACGAGGGCTGCGGCCGACCGTCGCTTCTCCTGGCTCAGGAAGTTCATGGTGCCGCGGACGTCGTCGGCGCCCCAGCGCCCCCAGTTCGAGACGCGCTTCGCCGCTGCGGCGATCGCCCCGGCCGGGTCGGTTGGATCGAGCTGGTCAGGCGTCATGGTGATGTCCAATCGTCGAGGGTCGCCGCGCGGCGCTGGGTTCCGTCACGCAGGGGCGGGGAGTACTGCGGCCGGAGGATGTCGGAGACTGCCTTTGCCCCACCGTGCGAGCTGGCGCCCCCGTCCACGGGGATCTCGGCTCCACTCACGAAGGATGCGGCGTCGCTCAGCAGGAAGGTCACGACACTCGCCACCTCTGGGCTGGCCCCTGCTCGCCCCAGGGGCGCGGAGTCGATGGAAGCGGACCGGAACTGCGCCGGGGCCGACTCCGTCATCGGGGTGTCGATGAACCCGGGGTGGACGATGTTGACGCGGATTCCGCGCGGGCCGAGCTCAAGACAGGCAGCATGGGTGAGGCCGCGGAGCGCCCACTTGCTGGCTGTGTAGGCGACTGCGTAGTGACCCTGAAGTGCGGCGAGCGAGCCGATGTTGACGATCGACGCGCCGGGACGCATCAGGGGCACCAGTGCGTTGGTCCCGAGCAGCGCGCCCACCACATTGACGTCCTGGACCCGGGCGAAGTCACCGGGCGTGACGTCAGCAAGCCGCGCCCGCCAGGTCGTGCCCGCGCAGTTCACCAAGCCGTGGATGTCCCGACCGGCGTCCAAGAGCTCTGTGGCCAGGGCCTCCCACTGGGACTCGCTGCGAACGTCGAGTGCACGCACGCCGGCCGTCGAGTGCTGGTCAAGGGCAATGACGGTCGCACCAGCGGCTGCTGCGCCTGCTGCCACCGCGACGCCGATACCCGAGGCCGCTCCCGTGACGACCACGGTCCTACCCTCAAGCGAGAGCTCTGCCGATGTCGCCGGCGTCATGGTCCGGGTCGGCTCAACGCCCCGAGCTGGCCGCCGGTGCCGGCGCGGTCTCGGGCCTCCACGAGCTCGGCTCGAACCCGTTCCAGGATCTGGAGAACAGCAACCGTGGCGGACACGGGGTGGATGGGGTGCTCGACGTCCCCGCGGAGAATGGCCTCGGACGCGGCACGGAACATCGGCACGTATCCGGCGCCCTCCTGGTCGAAGTCGAGCTCCTCGACCGTCGGTGGCGCTGGGGGCTGCCCCGTCACCACGCGGAGGGAGCGTGGGGCGAAGAGCGGCTCGCCGACGGTGATGCTGCCTCGGGTACCGCCGATCCAACCGCCGGGAGGAATGAACGCGGTGAGCGAGTTCGTCAGCTGTGCGACCGCACCGGAGTCGTACCTCAGGGTGTACGCCACCTGCTCGTCGACACCGTCGTCACGCATCTTGCCCACGGCGATCACCTGGTCGGGAGTGCCGAGGACGGCATGCGCGAGTGCGATCGTGTAGACGCCGAGGTCGTAGAGGGCGCCACCTCCCAGTTCGGCGACCCAGTACCTGGCCGGACCGTCCGGGGGCACCGGAAACCCGGCACCCGCCTGGATCAGTCGCGGTTCACCGATCGTGCCCGACCCCAGGATCTCGGTCACGGCGCGAAACGCCGGGGTGAACTTCATCCACATGGCCTCCATGAGGAAGGCGCCGTTCTCCCTCGAGAGACGGTGCAGCTCCTCGGCTTCCGCAGAGGTCATCGTCAGGGGTTTCTCACACACCACGTGCACGCCCGCACGCAGGGCGCGAGCGGCGTAGTCGAAGTGCAACCCGTGCGGGATGCCGACGTACACAGCGTCGACCTGCCCTGATGCGCAGAACGCGTCGAAGTCGGCAGACGCGAACGGAATCGAGTGTTCAGAAGCGAACTGGTCTGCCCGGTCCTTGTCCCGCGAGCAGATGCCGACCAGCTCGACGGTGTCGCACAGCTGAAGGTCGCCGACCGTTCGCCGAGCTATCCCGCCGGTCCCGACGATGCCCCACCGCACCCTCGCCCTCATGCCGATCACTTCCTTCGTGTTTGCATTCAGGGGGACATGGGCCAACGCAAGACTTCAGTGACGGTTCGCCCGTCGCGCGACAACACCATTGAAGCCGTGATCCCCTGGCAGACGAACACCTGAGTACCAATGCGAGGCATCACCCAAACCGATACGTAGTCTCACGAACCACCGTGCGCCCGCCTCGTCTGAGCGAAGCTCGCCTGAGCAGGCGCTTGGCGCATCGGGCGTGAGCCAACGTGCCTCCGTGAGATGCCATCGAGCGATGCAATTCCCAGAGACCGGTGCGCAAATCGCGGTGTGTGGAATGCCGAAAATCGATGATCGCCGGTCGCCACCCTTCCAAGCCCACCCCAAAGTGGCAGTGAGTGCCGGGGGGCCTGTCAGGCAGTTCGTCAGGCATTGCCACGTCCAACGGACGGGAGGGGTCAATGTGGCGGAGAGCAAGATGGCCCCTGACCAGCGTTTCCGCAGGTCAGAGGCCGTCTCGTTGTTGGTGGAGCTGAGGGGATTCGAACCCCTGACCCCTTCCATGCCATGCACATTCGGCATGTCCGGCGGCGTCCCGGAACGTCCACCTGAGCACGAACCATTCCCCGAACGTCCCCCGAAATGCGCCGAAACACGCCGCCGTTGTCAAGCAGCTGGTCAAGCATGCATCCGTCCAGGCCCCCACGCCCGGTGAGCAACCCTGGCGGCTCTCGCTTGACAAATTAACTGAGCATGCTCATTATTGAGTCTACTCAGTTAATCTGCCGAGAAGGAAGTCAGCATGCGAGCGTTCGTGGTTAGGCAGTACAAGGGTCCGTTGCAGGAAGCGGACGTCCCGGACCCCGTGGTCGGAGAGCACGACGTGCTGGTCGAGGTCCAGGCGGCCGGGCTCAACATGCTCGACGAGAAGATCCGGGCGGGCGAGTTGAGGCAGATCCTCCCCTACAAGCTGCCCCAGATCCTCGGCAACGACGTCGCCGGAACGGTGATCGGCGTCGGCGCGAAGGTGCACGGCTTCACACTCGGCGACGCGGTGTATGCCCGGCCCGACAAGGACCGCATCGGAGCCTTCGCGGAACACATCGCGGTTGCCGAAGCCGATCTGGCGCTCAAGCCCGCGTCCCTCAGCTTCGAAGAGGCGGCCTCGCTACCGCTGGTGGCGTTGACCGCATGGCAGGCGCTCGTCGAGCGGGGCAACCTGCAGCCAGGGCAACGGGTCCTCATCCACGGCGGCGCCGGCGGAGTCGGGACGATCGCGATCCAGCTCGCCAAGCACCTCGGTGCCACGGTCGCCACGACCGTCAGTCACGGCAACGTCGACTTCGTGCGCGCGCTCGGGGCGGACGTGGTCATCGACTACCGCAGCCAGGACTTCGAACAGCTTCTTGACGGGTACGACCTCGTGCTGGACAGCCTCGGCGGGGAGAACCTCGAGAAGTCGCTCCGCGTGCTGCGTCCCGGTGGCAAGGCGATCGGGATCGCCGGGCCACCCGACGCCGCGTTTGCCCGTGAGCTCGGGGCGAACCCGGTCCTCCGGCTGGTGACGACTGCCCTCAGCAGCAGCATCCGCCGCAAGGCGAGGCGCTTGGGCGTGACGTACGAGTTCCTCTTCATGCGCGCCAGCGGTGACCAGCTTCGCCAGATCACCGACCTCGTCGAGGCCGGCGCGCTGCGCCCCGTCGTCGGACGGGTCTTCGACTTCGACCAGACCGTGCAGGCAGTTCAGTCGCTCGAAAAGAGCGGCATCCGCGGCAAGGCCGTCATCAGCAGAGCCTGACAAGCCCATCTCATCACCCACGAACCAGGACACAGGAGAACATCATGAGCACGAACAGCCACGCACAGGACGCCGTCATCACCGCCTACAAGGACGCGCCGACCCGAACCATCCACGCCGGCGGCGTGACCTATGCCTACCGCGAGCTGGGGCCGAAGGTCGGGGTCCCCGTCGTCTTCTTCGTCCACCTCGCCGCGAACCTCGACAACTGGGACCCCCGGATCATCGACCCCATCGCCGCTCAGCACCACGTCATCACCTTCGACAACCGCGGCGTCGGGGCTTCCACCGGCACCGTTCCCGACAGCATCGAGGCGATGGCCGATGACGCCGCGACCTTCATCAAGGCGCTCGGCTTCGACAAGGTCGACATCTTCTCCTTCTCCCTGGGCGGCATGATCGCCCAAGCCCTGGTGGTGAAGCACCCCAGCCTCGTCCGCAAGCTCGTCCTCACCGGCACCGGCCCCGCTGGCGGCAAGGACATGGACAAGGTCGCCGGCGTCACCTACTACGACATCCTCCGGGCCGCCGTGACCCGGTCGGACCCGAAGGAGTTCCTCTTCTTCAACCGCAACGCCACGGGCAAGCCCGCCGCCCGCGCGTTCGTGCAGCGCCTCAAGGAGCGCACAACGGACCGTGACAAGCCGGTCGCCGTCAAGGCGTTCCAGACCCAGCTCAAGGCGATCAAGAAGTGGGGACGCTCGCCCGCCGTCGACCTGTCGCAGCTCACCCAGCCCACCCTGATCGCCAACGGCGACAACGACCGGATGGTGCCCTCGGTGCTCTCCGAAGACCTGCACCACCGCATCAAGGGCTCCGAGCTGGTCATCTACCCCGACTCCGGCCACGGCGGCATCTTCCAGTTCCACGACAGATTCGTCCCGGTCGCCCTCGAGTTCCTCGCCCGCTGACCATCCGGGCGACCGAACCAACATGGGAATGAGCGACATGAGTACGAAGCGTCCGACTTGCTGACCTTCGTCAAAGACGGCGCAGCCCTTCCTCACCACCAGCAGTAGCGGGCTCGCTCGTCGGCGTGCGCCCATCCCACAAACAGAAA includes these proteins:
- a CDS encoding NADP-dependent oxidoreductase → MRAFVVRQYKGPLQEADVPDPVVGEHDVLVEVQAAGLNMLDEKIRAGELRQILPYKLPQILGNDVAGTVIGVGAKVHGFTLGDAVYARPDKDRIGAFAEHIAVAEADLALKPASLSFEEAASLPLVALTAWQALVERGNLQPGQRVLIHGGAGGVGTIAIQLAKHLGATVATTVSHGNVDFVRALGADVVIDYRSQDFEQLLDGYDLVLDSLGGENLEKSLRVLRPGGKAIGIAGPPDAAFARELGANPVLRLVTTALSSSIRRKARRLGVTYEFLFMRASGDQLRQITDLVEAGALRPVVGRVFDFDQTVQAVQSLEKSGIRGKAVISRA
- a CDS encoding Gfo/Idh/MocA family protein, with product MRARVRWGIVGTGGIARRTVGDLQLCDTVELVGICSRDKDRADQFASEHSIPFASADFDAFCASGQVDAVYVGIPHGLHFDYAARALRAGVHVVCEKPLTMTSAEAEELHRLSRENGAFLMEAMWMKFTPAFRAVTEILGSGTIGEPRLIQAGAGFPVPPDGPARYWVAELGGGALYDLGVYTIALAHAVLGTPDQVIAVGKMRDDGVDEQVAYTLRYDSGAVAQLTNSLTAFIPPGGWIGGTRGSITVGEPLFAPRSLRVVTGQPPAPPTVEELDFDQEGAGYVPMFRAASEAILRGDVEHPIHPVSATVAVLQILERVRAELVEARDRAGTGGQLGALSRPGP
- a CDS encoding FAD-binding protein, with amino-acid sequence MASAIGTNWAGNHTYVASALAKPSSVGELQGLVARSERIRALGSRHSFSDLSDTRGVLVDLTGLPPGIEIDEEASSVSVSAGTRYGDLAAALDERGQALANMASLPHISVGGAVATGTHGSGDTNQSLSSAVRALEIVGPDGYLRRLDRADPDFDGSVVALGALGIVTRLVLDIEPGYGLRQDVSSGLTWATFDSRFDDLTAAGYSVSMFTRFGDESQNQLWVKARVDQPAMASIFGTTPAPTATHMLAGGAVEALTEQGGVPGQWLHRLPHFRIDFTPSRGEELQSEYFLPREHAVRAVEAIRRMSTSFRHLLQVAEIRTIAADSLWLSGAYGRETVAVHFTWVQDEAAVRVALREIEAALAPWGARPHWGKLFGFDHAALLAVFPRLTEFTRLRDRVDPDQKFGNAFLDRCLQ
- a CDS encoding SDR family NAD(P)-dependent oxidoreductase is translated as MTGRLEGKVALITGTAGGQGRDAALAFAAEGATVVGCDIQPEGAAETVELVRAAGGSMTSTHPLDLTDDAAVAVWVGAAAERLGGIDIVYANAGATRFNPVEQVSVEEWRFVLAHELDVTFLPIRHAWKHLKDSRAGAVVLVGSTAGISGSMTNTRVAHTVTKGGIVALTKQLAAEGAPHGIRVNCVSPGMVATPATAGDLLAPDHPMRDIARHIPLGRVGSPREVVRCALFLASDDASYVTGANLVVDGGWSAVLPGEWVSEVREGLQ
- a CDS encoding SDR family oxidoreductase, which codes for MVVTGAASGIGVAVAAGAAAAGATVIALDQHSTAGVRALDVRSESQWEALATELLDAGRDIHGLVNCAGTTWRARLADVTPGDFARVQDVNVVGALLGTNALVPLMRPGASIVNIGSLAALQGHYAVAYTASKWALRGLTHAACLELGPRGIRVNIVHPGFIDTPMTESAPAQFRSASIDSAPLGRAGASPEVASVVTFLLSDAASFVSGAEIPVDGGASSHGGAKAVSDILRPQYSPPLRDGTQRRAATLDDWTSP
- a CDS encoding cyclase family protein: MTPDQLDPTDPAGAIAAAAKRVSNWGRWGADDVRGTMNFLSQEKRRSAAALVVTGRSFSLSQSFDMDGPQKGWRRRTNPIHVMLDTGSDAVAGVQGFPHGLGGADDVVTMPLQCSTQWDGLGHIFDHGKAWNGRPADQVVTSLGDSVTGIETVADVVAGRGVLLDVAREFGTDGELPDGFAITEEHLEATIAAQGPSSTVGRGDIVLVRTGRLARARREGWQDYAGGDSPGLSFTTVDWLHRCEISAIATDTWGLEVRPNEFDEAFQPLHQVAIPHLGLFLGEMWDLEALSEDCVVDGVYEFWLTAAPIPFTGAVGAPVNPVAVK
- a CDS encoding xylulokinase, with amino-acid sequence MTLVAGVDSSTQSCKVVVRDAASGRLVRRGSAPHPAGTEVDPASWWEALTEAVDAAGGLGDVSAISVAGQQHGMVGLDADGRVVRPALLWNDTRSASAAAALVRELGEGDDALGAARWAQAVGSVPVAALTVTKLRWLADAEPDHAARVAAVALPHDWLTWRLTGAESLDTLVTDRSDASGTGYFDAVSGKYRRDLLALALRREEGEVSHIVLPRVLGPHQAAGRGTAELDLAHLVVGPGCGDNAGAALGLGLEAGATMVSLGTSGVVASVSHTPTTDPSGTVAGFADATGKFLPLACTLNGARVFDATAQLLGVDHEKLSQLALSAGPGSGGLVLVPYFEGERTPNLPAATGELHGITLESLTAPHLALAAFEGLAGLLGAAMSGMRDQGVVITSVTLVGGGSRSEAFRVVAARTWDLPVTVPDIGEDVADGAARQAAWVLADSPEPPGWHFREATQYAPPATPQVQTSYDRAAARVTGAADDAAYVSTGSDPAP
- a CDS encoding alpha/beta fold hydrolase, producing the protein MSTNSHAQDAVITAYKDAPTRTIHAGGVTYAYRELGPKVGVPVVFFVHLAANLDNWDPRIIDPIAAQHHVITFDNRGVGASTGTVPDSIEAMADDAATFIKALGFDKVDIFSFSLGGMIAQALVVKHPSLVRKLVLTGTGPAGGKDMDKVAGVTYYDILRAAVTRSDPKEFLFFNRNATGKPAARAFVQRLKERTTDRDKPVAVKAFQTQLKAIKKWGRSPAVDLSQLTQPTLIANGDNDRMVPSVLSEDLHHRIKGSELVIYPDSGHGGIFQFHDRFVPVALEFLAR